The proteins below are encoded in one region of Ereboglobus luteus:
- a CDS encoding type VI secretion protein IcmF/TssM N-terminal domain-containing protein, which translates to MKDFFNNISDNLRYVAMLLAGTGIAGSVLFADRAIYTVFAIGLIVVGSLLFVFDAIRRAKKSKAEKRLAAQLADNSSGNAGISEAARRAQLDALRENFQKGIAKFRAAGKDIYTLPWYMVVGEPGSGKTEAVRRSNVGFPPGLQDEMQGAGGTINMHWWFTNHAILLDTAGKLLFQEAPPGTTTEWTEFLNLLTKSRPNCPINGLVLVIPADSLLKDNADDIAKKAGKICEQLDRIQRTLDVRFPVFILVTKCDLLNGFREFFSDMKDPHLQHQMTGWSNPDPLDTPFKPEHVDEYLNTIAQKIARRRLGLLADPVATDPSERRADEVDSLFALPNSIQSLAPRLRRYLETVFVTGEWSAKPLFLRGIYFTSALTEGKALDLELAQTLGVTPDSLPEGKLFERERSFFLRDLFIQKIFKEKGLVTRASNTRKQLKRRQLILGGTAVAGLALTLTLSIWGYFSVRDSVGAESAYWKAAAADWTKDHTWNPIVTPEFRGAEKYKYNGDNPVRVGTEQIPLHEFHARLQFLVTRDLSVPLVFKPLDIFGTTTNAGRREAQRVLFESSIMRPAIAAARTRIASEDALATWTARDTAALATLIQMEGIIHYPMLPGQTVEFAPNAFLTPLLGLWTPDGKIPADLNGAFDATYYERGGSGYNKWPNVTYSAGISFRENTPIAKAWLAFAKAQGAGAVSQKTELGNLAKIRDAVNTFATTEKDYQLYASRESNIAGWLTEARRTFTELTAAKTMLDGAIEQGRANGIFAKNAPPALATAYNDLVQKARAQNEAGGKAIRDVIGKFTKPDLGALAEKAGSTGVIGELGSHITGQAGTTAEDLAKKVKTSFTPEFPMLQEITARLDQMEKVTLAETRAVFGDTKPEDLALLDTNYLAIHEKRPLYEIRFTAYNRSMDLFTLAPSTAETLVGELGRHIEQAAATAAAIDAEGTKYMQALTLEFRNTLRQVTRAGNQARELDLYKLHHDTIADYLRKNVGFPILLDATDITTTTDTLKKNVDFIKAAHADLADSRAPSAARTNLNRSIERINKIGGILNALAAPDGAPASVKIQIAKYEDQKKFITERGISSDFGAVFAGNLWRTARMSGRAARTQSPSDSELATIRVIEAMPPLELFLAADAKPTPDTQATFSDTWTTLRLISKAGFRKSDGKTWQAPVSIRDNTVAEGAPQTDLFLILQFQYDKQLPELADWPTRASLQL; encoded by the coding sequence ATGAAAGACTTCTTTAACAATATCTCCGACAACCTGCGCTACGTCGCCATGCTCCTTGCCGGCACGGGCATCGCCGGCTCGGTTCTCTTTGCCGACCGCGCCATCTACACCGTCTTCGCAATCGGCCTGATCGTTGTCGGCAGCTTGCTCTTTGTCTTCGACGCCATTCGTCGCGCCAAAAAATCGAAGGCTGAAAAACGCCTCGCCGCGCAACTCGCCGACAACTCCTCCGGCAACGCCGGCATCTCCGAGGCCGCCCGCCGCGCCCAGCTCGACGCCCTCCGCGAAAACTTCCAGAAGGGCATCGCCAAATTCCGTGCCGCCGGAAAGGACATCTACACGCTCCCCTGGTATATGGTCGTCGGCGAACCCGGCTCCGGTAAAACCGAGGCCGTGCGCCGCTCCAACGTCGGCTTCCCTCCCGGCCTTCAGGACGAAATGCAAGGCGCCGGCGGCACCATCAACATGCACTGGTGGTTCACCAACCACGCCATCCTCCTCGATACCGCGGGCAAGCTCCTCTTCCAGGAAGCGCCCCCCGGCACCACCACCGAGTGGACCGAGTTCCTTAACCTCCTCACCAAGTCCCGCCCCAACTGCCCCATCAACGGCCTCGTCCTCGTCATCCCCGCCGACTCGCTCCTCAAGGACAACGCCGACGACATCGCCAAGAAAGCCGGTAAAATCTGCGAGCAACTCGACCGCATCCAACGCACCCTCGACGTTCGCTTCCCCGTTTTTATTCTTGTTACAAAGTGCGATCTTCTGAACGGCTTCCGCGAGTTCTTCTCCGACATGAAGGACCCGCACCTCCAGCACCAAATGACCGGCTGGTCCAACCCCGATCCGCTCGACACCCCCTTCAAGCCCGAGCACGTTGACGAATACCTCAACACCATCGCTCAAAAAATCGCCCGCCGCCGCCTCGGCCTCCTCGCCGACCCCGTCGCCACCGATCCCAGCGAACGCCGCGCCGACGAGGTCGATTCGCTCTTCGCCCTGCCCAACTCCATCCAGTCGCTCGCGCCGCGCCTCCGCCGTTACCTCGAAACCGTTTTCGTGACCGGCGAATGGTCCGCCAAGCCGCTCTTCCTGCGCGGCATCTACTTCACCTCCGCGCTCACCGAAGGCAAGGCGCTCGACCTCGAACTCGCCCAAACCCTCGGCGTCACCCCCGACTCGCTCCCCGAGGGCAAACTCTTCGAACGCGAACGCTCCTTCTTCCTCCGCGACCTCTTCATTCAAAAAATCTTTAAGGAAAAAGGCCTCGTCACCCGCGCCTCCAACACGCGCAAGCAGCTCAAGCGCCGCCAGCTCATCCTCGGCGGCACCGCCGTCGCCGGCCTTGCCCTCACGCTCACCCTCTCCATCTGGGGTTATTTCTCCGTCCGTGACAGCGTCGGCGCCGAATCCGCCTACTGGAAAGCCGCCGCCGCCGACTGGACCAAGGACCACACATGGAATCCCATCGTCACCCCCGAATTCCGCGGCGCCGAAAAATACAAATACAACGGCGACAACCCCGTCCGCGTCGGCACCGAGCAAATCCCGCTCCACGAATTCCACGCCCGCCTGCAATTCCTCGTCACGCGCGACCTCTCCGTGCCGCTCGTCTTCAAGCCGCTCGACATCTTCGGCACCACCACCAACGCCGGACGACGCGAGGCCCAGCGCGTGCTCTTTGAAAGCAGCATCATGCGCCCCGCCATCGCCGCCGCCCGCACCCGCATCGCCAGCGAGGACGCCCTCGCCACCTGGACCGCACGCGACACCGCCGCCCTCGCCACGCTCATCCAAATGGAAGGCATAATCCACTACCCCATGCTCCCCGGCCAGACCGTCGAGTTTGCGCCCAACGCGTTCCTTACGCCCCTCCTCGGTCTCTGGACACCCGACGGCAAAATTCCCGCCGACCTCAACGGCGCATTCGACGCCACCTACTACGAACGCGGCGGTTCCGGCTACAACAAATGGCCCAACGTCACCTACTCCGCCGGCATCTCCTTCCGCGAAAACACCCCCATCGCCAAGGCCTGGCTCGCCTTTGCCAAGGCGCAAGGCGCGGGCGCGGTCAGCCAGAAAACCGAATTGGGTAATCTCGCCAAAATCCGCGACGCCGTGAACACGTTCGCCACCACCGAAAAGGACTACCAGCTCTACGCCTCGCGCGAAAGCAACATCGCCGGCTGGCTCACCGAGGCGCGCCGCACCTTCACCGAACTCACCGCCGCCAAAACCATGCTCGACGGCGCCATCGAGCAAGGCCGCGCCAACGGCATATTCGCCAAGAACGCCCCACCCGCCCTCGCCACCGCCTACAACGACCTTGTTCAAAAAGCCCGCGCGCAAAACGAGGCCGGCGGCAAGGCCATCCGCGACGTCATTGGCAAGTTTACAAAACCCGACCTCGGCGCTCTCGCGGAAAAAGCCGGCAGCACCGGCGTCATCGGCGAGCTCGGAAGCCACATTACAGGCCAGGCCGGCACCACCGCCGAGGATCTCGCCAAGAAAGTGAAAACCAGCTTCACGCCCGAGTTTCCCATGTTGCAGGAAATCACCGCGCGCCTTGATCAGATGGAAAAAGTAACCCTCGCCGAAACCCGCGCCGTTTTCGGCGACACCAAACCCGAGGACCTCGCCCTGCTCGATACAAACTACCTGGCCATCCACGAAAAGCGCCCCCTCTACGAAATTCGGTTCACAGCATACAATCGTAGCATGGATCTTTTCACGCTCGCGCCCTCGACCGCCGAAACCCTCGTCGGCGAACTCGGCAGGCACATCGAGCAAGCCGCCGCCACCGCCGCCGCGATCGACGCTGAGGGCACGAAATACATGCAAGCCCTCACGCTTGAGTTCCGCAACACCCTCCGCCAGGTCACCCGTGCCGGAAACCAGGCCCGCGAACTCGACCTCTACAAACTCCACCACGACACCATTGCCGACTACCTCCGCAAAAACGTCGGCTTCCCCATTCTCCTCGACGCCACCGACATCACCACCACGACTGATACGCTCAAGAAAAACGTGGACTTCATCAAGGCCGCCCACGCCGACCTTGCCGATTCCCGGGCCCCCAGCGCCGCGCGCACCAATCTCAACCGCAGCATCGAGCGCATTAACAAAATCGGCGGCATCCTCAACGCCCTCGCCGCGCCCGACGGCGCGCCCGCAAGCGTCAAAATCCAGATCGCAAAATACGAGGACCAGAAAAAGTTCATCACCGAGCGCGGCATCTCCAGCGATTTCGGCGCCGTCTTTGCCGGAAACCTCTGGCGCACCGCGCGCATGAGCGGCCGCGCCGCGCGCACCCAGTCGCCCTCCGACTCCGAGCTCGCCACCATCCGCGTCATTGAGGCCATGCCCCCGCTCGAACTCTTCCTCGCCGCCGACGCAAAGCCGACCCCCGACACGCAGGCCACGTTCTCCGACACCTGGACCACGTTGCGCCTCATCTCGAAAGCCGGCTTCCGCAAATCCGACGGCAAGACCTGGCAGGCCCCCGTGAGCATCCGCGACAACACCGTCGCCGAAGGCGCCCCGCAAACGGATCTCTTCCTGATCCTCCAATTCCAATACGACAAACAACTCCCCGAACTCGCCGACTGGCCGACGCGAGCGAGCTTACAGCTCTAA
- a CDS encoding DotU family type IV/VI secretion system protein, producing MNTSTLDTKPPAVPTLHELCDPLFQEICRLNRIGRKAPAGEYAITYSEIKGIFANMAERARKDVRLNLNYEKVELALVFFVDFMITEAKLPYSAEWNKKRLAYERNELAGDEKFFDMLDETLADTKEGAVERLVIYYICLGLGFSGWYMGQDEYLRKKQKEILPRIRPYLDTDESGLISPDAYKSTNTVNLPLPMGSTLIPMLICLVTLIVVVIAANIVLFKTASSELTKSVDEIRAHENAAAAEQQAATPAR from the coding sequence ATGAACACATCCACTCTCGACACCAAGCCGCCGGCCGTTCCCACGCTCCACGAACTCTGCGATCCGCTCTTTCAGGAAATCTGCCGGCTCAACCGCATCGGCCGCAAGGCGCCCGCGGGCGAATACGCCATCACGTATTCCGAAATCAAGGGCATCTTCGCCAACATGGCCGAGCGAGCGCGCAAGGACGTCCGCCTCAACCTCAACTACGAGAAAGTCGAGCTCGCGCTCGTCTTCTTCGTGGACTTCATGATCACCGAGGCGAAGCTCCCCTACTCCGCCGAGTGGAATAAAAAACGCCTCGCCTACGAGCGCAACGAACTCGCCGGCGACGAAAAGTTTTTCGACATGCTCGACGAAACCCTCGCCGACACCAAGGAAGGCGCGGTCGAGCGGCTCGTCATTTATTACATCTGCCTCGGCCTCGGATTCAGCGGCTGGTATATGGGCCAGGACGAATACCTGCGCAAAAAGCAAAAGGAAATCCTCCCCCGCATCCGCCCCTACCTCGACACCGACGAGTCCGGCCTCATCTCGCCCGACGCCTACAAGAGCACCAACACCGTCAACCTCCCGCTCCCGATGGGCTCGACGCTCATCCCGATGCTCATCTGCCTCGTCACGCTCATCGTCGTGGTGATCGCCGCCAACATCGTCCTCTTCAAAACCGCCTCCAGCGAACTCACCAAGTCCGTCGACGAAATCCGCGCCCACGAAAATGCCGCGGCCGCCGAGCAACAAGCAGCCACGCCCGCCCGCTAA
- the tssK gene encoding type VI secretion system baseplate subunit TssK, with translation MSLNIHWHEGLFLQPHHLQRLQHGVLAQNQSDRRLSWTHPYGIIESKLSLDDLANFRVRFDKLHAVMPSGLEVNYPENAELPSIDLKPLFAGSGAVFNIYLGVPLWKEGRANSGGESPSEQPDATAKIIYRVEEKTLADENTGDNSKPLLIRRLNARFVTDDEDKSDLELIPVLRLVRGVGEQLGQPKLDPEYASPCLFLTGSATLHNIVRDLVNQVEASRQELVIQINRGGFAMDTLRGAQIEQVLRLRTLNHYSARLTTLLTAANITPFDWYLELRSLHAELCGLHPDKDDYEIPPYNHENLFNGFDQLSTKIRALLRGAVAASFLKVDFATTPEGLEATLTEEHFTRPVEYYLAIKSKEDPRQIAPMIEDGNRFKLMPKSMANRAVRGVELKEERFPPMQLPAIGGLSFYRLNRAESARIWQQLQTEKVAVLRWPDQEKSDFQVALYMTLAD, from the coding sequence ATGAGCTTAAACATCCATTGGCACGAAGGCCTTTTTCTTCAACCGCACCACCTCCAGCGCCTCCAGCACGGCGTGCTCGCGCAAAACCAATCCGACCGGCGCCTCTCGTGGACGCACCCCTACGGCATCATCGAATCGAAACTCTCGCTCGACGACCTCGCCAACTTCCGCGTCCGCTTCGACAAGCTCCACGCCGTCATGCCCAGCGGCCTTGAGGTCAACTATCCCGAAAACGCCGAGCTGCCCTCCATCGACCTGAAACCCCTCTTCGCCGGCAGCGGCGCCGTGTTTAACATCTACCTCGGCGTGCCGCTCTGGAAGGAAGGCCGCGCCAACTCCGGCGGCGAGTCGCCCTCCGAGCAACCCGACGCCACCGCCAAGATCATCTACCGCGTCGAGGAAAAAACGCTCGCCGACGAAAACACCGGCGACAACTCCAAGCCCCTCCTCATCCGCCGCCTCAACGCCCGTTTTGTCACCGACGACGAGGACAAGTCCGACCTCGAGCTCATCCCCGTGCTCCGCCTCGTGCGCGGCGTCGGCGAGCAACTCGGCCAGCCCAAGCTCGACCCCGAATACGCCTCGCCCTGCCTCTTCCTCACCGGCTCCGCCACGCTCCACAACATCGTGCGCGACCTCGTCAACCAAGTCGAGGCCTCGCGCCAGGAACTCGTCATCCAGATCAACCGCGGCGGCTTCGCGATGGACACCCTCCGCGGCGCGCAAATCGAGCAAGTCCTCCGCCTGCGCACGCTCAACCACTACAGCGCGCGCCTCACCACGCTGCTCACCGCCGCCAACATCACGCCCTTCGACTGGTATCTCGAACTGCGCTCGCTCCACGCCGAGCTTTGCGGCCTGCATCCCGACAAGGACGATTACGAAATTCCGCCCTACAATCACGAAAACCTCTTCAACGGCTTCGACCAGCTCAGCACCAAAATCCGCGCCCTCCTGCGCGGCGCGGTCGCGGCATCGTTCCTCAAGGTTGACTTTGCCACCACGCCCGAAGGGCTCGAGGCCACGCTCACCGAGGAGCATTTCACGCGCCCCGTCGAATACTACCTCGCCATCAAGTCGAAGGAGGACCCGCGCCAGATCGCCCCGATGATCGAGGACGGCAACCGCTTCAAACTCATGCCCAAGAGCATGGCCAACCGCGCCGTGCGCGGCGTCGAGCTCAAGGAGGAACGCTTCCCCCCGATGCAGCTCCCCGCGATTGGCGGCCTGAGTTTCTACCGCCTCAACCGCGCCGAAAGCGCGCGCATCTGGCAGCAACTCCAAACCGAAAAAGTCGCGGTCCTCCGCTGGCCCGACCAGGAAAAATCCGACTTCCAAGTGGCGCTCTACATGACACTCGCCGACTAA
- a CDS encoding PAAR domain-containing protein, whose product MPFAARLTDMHTCPMVTPGVPPVPHVGGPITGPGCPTVMIGKMPAATVGSLCTCTGPPDSIIKGSATVMIGKMPAARMGDNTAHGGVITLGCPTVNIGG is encoded by the coding sequence ATGCCATTTGCCGCACGACTCACAGACATGCACACCTGCCCGATGGTGACGCCCGGCGTGCCGCCCGTCCCGCACGTCGGCGGTCCCATCACCGGCCCCGGATGCCCCACAGTCATGATCGGCAAAATGCCCGCCGCCACCGTAGGCAGCTTATGCACCTGCACCGGTCCCCCGGACAGTATCATCAAAGGTTCCGCAACAGTCATGATCGGCAAAATGCCCGCCGCGCGCATGGGCGACAACACCGCGCATGGCGGCGTCATTACGCTCGGCTGTCCCACCGTGAACATCGGCGGCTGA
- a CDS encoding ion transporter: MISQFCRNLIARTTFEVAVAIIILANCFLIGLNTYQLQLHDTIHRIQNIILVLFTIEFVIRFFARTSLKEFVTSGWSIFDFSLLVINYIPETAFDNGLSLLALRVLRVFRVLRLLRLSSEIRLIVSVLLRSLRSLLCNAVVFFAFMYLFAILGISMFRLPEPATLPPEKAAAYAQLVEVAPPTPSCSPDPYGTLGESMFTLFRLLTGEDWTDIRYNLVKASEYGIIHVSPPVVTGFHVLWYVLAAFLLLNLFVGAVLTNYQTILEQTKQKKKETSAR, translated from the coding sequence ATGATCTCACAATTCTGCCGCAACTTGATCGCGCGAACGACCTTCGAGGTCGCCGTCGCCATAATCATTTTGGCGAACTGCTTTTTAATAGGCCTGAACACCTATCAATTGCAGCTGCACGACACCATTCACAGGATTCAAAACATCATACTCGTTTTGTTTACCATCGAGTTCGTCATCCGTTTTTTCGCACGCACGAGCCTCAAGGAATTCGTCACCTCCGGCTGGAGCATTTTCGACTTTTCGCTGCTCGTCATCAACTACATCCCCGAGACGGCGTTCGACAACGGCCTCTCGCTGCTTGCGTTGCGCGTGCTGCGTGTTTTCCGGGTGCTCCGCCTGCTTCGTCTTTCCTCCGAAATCCGCCTCATCGTCAGCGTGCTCCTGCGCTCGCTCCGCTCGCTGCTCTGCAACGCCGTCGTGTTTTTTGCGTTCATGTATCTGTTCGCCATTCTGGGCATCTCCATGTTCCGCCTGCCCGAGCCCGCGACCCTGCCCCCGGAAAAAGCCGCCGCCTACGCGCAGCTCGTCGAAGTCGCGCCGCCCACGCCATCCTGCTCGCCCGACCCCTACGGCACGCTCGGCGAATCCATGTTCACCCTTTTCCGACTCCTTACTGGAGAGGACTGGACCGACATCCGCTACAACCTCGTCAAGGCCTCCGAATACGGCATCATCCATGTCAGCCCCCCTGTCGTGACCGGCTTCCACGTCCTCTGGTATGTCCTCGCGGCATTCCTTCTGCTCAACCTCTTCGTCGGCGCCGTCCTCACCAACTACCAAACCATTCTGGAGCAAACCAAACAGAAGAAAAAAGAAACCTCCGCGCGCTGA
- a CDS encoding type VI secretion system contractile sheath domain-containing protein encodes MSDDDKSLEDLLAELGDSSDDSASSSASDDTSLDDLLKSLGGDDTPSDDSASSDSDLDSLLAGLGGDDDSSSSSDSDTSSGGDSDLDSLLAGLGGDDDSSSSDSSSSDLSDLSSDSSDDDSPSAPAAPPREAPKAATGSGVKPSLSATLGVRSAPKAHPGSKQPLVIALIGDFTGRVSRGVVEPLAERKGYLVDLDSHDELYEKLSPTLTIEDPGAPGTKVELTFSELDDFHPDQFYKKFPGIQNLRTLRPQLLSSASLAKAAAQLQKLLGTPLPKAPRRSSGARPGETTEQTLERLLKKKPAAKKAAAPAAKASTATQAVEALIKQAVADNVVKNPTAHQQQLVAALDAACAVRLRAILSNPRFQTLESAWRSIDMLVRLFDDGDRIKLLVYDVSKEEIAFDLTKNGDNPTETELHKMIRDTIAENQWMAAFCMHTFGDSPDDLERTKKLAAVFAANQTPIIAAGHPFALGCASFATQPDPDNWTKTKDTDIGAALKALRECPGSAYLALAMPRVLMRLPYGKTTDPIAPFPFEEIESPDQHEQYLWASPAVLVARMYLERFKQKGWGMDLDAGETLGDIPVFHFKEKGESKMMPCAEAWLTERAAVAVSNAGFIPILSIKNSDSIRIGRINSISVDNAPLALRVPKS; translated from the coding sequence ATGAGCGACGACGATAAATCACTCGAAGACCTCCTCGCCGAACTCGGCGATTCCAGCGACGATTCAGCTTCCTCCTCCGCATCGGACGACACTTCACTCGACGATCTCCTAAAAAGTCTCGGCGGCGACGACACGCCCTCCGACGACAGCGCATCGAGCGACTCCGACCTCGACAGCCTTCTCGCCGGGCTCGGCGGTGATGACGATTCATCGTCGTCCTCAGATAGCGATACCTCGTCCGGCGGCGATTCCGATCTCGACAGCTTGCTCGCGGGTCTCGGGGGCGATGACGACTCATCCTCATCCGATTCATCGTCCTCCGATTTATCCGACCTGTCGTCGGACTCGTCCGATGACGACTCGCCTTCCGCGCCCGCCGCTCCGCCGCGCGAGGCGCCCAAGGCCGCCACCGGCTCCGGCGTGAAACCTTCACTCTCGGCCACGCTCGGCGTCCGTTCCGCGCCGAAGGCGCATCCCGGCTCGAAGCAACCGCTCGTCATCGCGCTGATCGGCGACTTCACCGGACGCGTCAGCCGCGGCGTTGTCGAGCCGCTCGCCGAGCGCAAGGGCTATCTCGTCGATCTCGATTCGCACGACGAGCTCTACGAAAAACTTTCCCCGACGCTCACCATCGAGGACCCCGGCGCGCCCGGCACCAAGGTCGAGCTCACGTTCAGCGAACTCGACGATTTTCATCCCGACCAGTTCTACAAAAAGTTCCCCGGCATCCAAAATCTCCGCACGCTGCGCCCGCAGCTTCTCTCGTCCGCCTCGCTCGCGAAGGCCGCCGCGCAACTTCAGAAACTTCTCGGCACACCGCTCCCGAAAGCCCCACGCCGCAGTTCCGGCGCGCGTCCCGGCGAGACCACCGAGCAAACCCTCGAGCGCCTACTCAAGAAAAAGCCCGCCGCCAAAAAAGCCGCGGCCCCGGCGGCAAAGGCATCCACGGCCACGCAGGCGGTCGAGGCGCTCATCAAGCAGGCCGTCGCCGACAACGTCGTCAAAAATCCCACCGCGCACCAGCAGCAACTCGTCGCCGCGCTCGACGCCGCGTGCGCCGTGCGCCTTCGCGCCATCCTCTCGAACCCGCGCTTTCAGACGCTCGAATCCGCGTGGAGATCGATCGACATGCTCGTGCGCCTTTTCGACGACGGCGACCGCATCAAGCTTCTCGTTTACGATGTCTCGAAGGAGGAAATCGCCTTCGACCTCACCAAGAACGGCGACAACCCGACCGAGACCGAGCTCCACAAAATGATCCGCGACACCATCGCGGAAAATCAGTGGATGGCCGCGTTCTGCATGCACACCTTCGGCGATTCGCCCGACGACCTCGAGCGCACCAAAAAGCTCGCCGCCGTCTTCGCCGCGAACCAGACGCCCATCATCGCCGCGGGGCATCCCTTCGCGCTCGGTTGCGCCAGTTTCGCCACGCAACCCGATCCCGACAACTGGACGAAAACAAAGGACACCGACATCGGCGCCGCGCTCAAGGCGCTCCGCGAATGCCCGGGCTCCGCCTACCTCGCGCTCGCCATGCCGCGCGTCCTCATGCGCCTGCCCTACGGCAAGACGACCGATCCCATCGCGCCCTTCCCCTTCGAGGAAATCGAGTCGCCAGACCAGCACGAGCAATACCTTTGGGCGAGCCCCGCGGTGCTTGTTGCCCGCATGTATCTCGAGCGATTCAAGCAAAAGGGCTGGGGCATGGACCTCGATGCGGGCGAAACGCTCGGCGACATTCCCGTTTTCCACTTCAAGGAAAAGGGCGAGTCGAAGATGATGCCCTGCGCCGAGGCGTGGCTCACCGAGCGCGCCGCCGTCGCTGTTTCGAACGCCGGATTCATCCCGATTCTCTCGATCAAGAACTCCGACTCCATCCGCATCGGTCGCATCAACTCCATCTCCGTTGACAACGCGCCCCTGGCGCTCCGCGTGCCGAAATCCTGA
- a CDS encoding ABC transporter ATP-binding protein — translation MIEVRNLTRVFRTYKKRPGFLGGIYGLFKRDFEEIAAAKDVSFDISEGEFVGFLGPNGAGKTTTLKMLSGLIFPTSGTARVAGFDPTRRESAYRRIFALVLGQKNQLWWDLPAIESFQLLRHIYGLPADSFKSTLDELVERLGVGHKLNVMVRELSLGERMKMELIAALLHRPRVLFLDEPTIGLDVVSQKAVRQFLREYNRQHNVTILLTSHYMADIQELCDRVIVIHRGTKIYDGALDRLEAGSGARGKIIKFLPQPGAFPENWTSRHGKAVRDEDGHITLSVPAADIVAVSQEILTAGAVADITIEDVPLEDVIAELFTSR, via the coding sequence ATGATCGAAGTCCGAAATCTCACGCGCGTCTTTCGCACCTATAAAAAGCGGCCCGGTTTTCTGGGCGGCATTTACGGGTTGTTCAAGCGCGACTTCGAGGAAATCGCCGCGGCGAAGGATGTTTCTTTTGATATTTCCGAGGGCGAGTTTGTCGGGTTTCTCGGACCCAACGGCGCCGGAAAAACCACGACGCTCAAGATGCTCTCGGGGCTCATTTTTCCGACGAGCGGCACGGCGCGCGTCGCCGGTTTCGATCCCACGCGGCGCGAGTCCGCCTACCGGCGCATTTTTGCGCTCGTGCTCGGGCAGAAAAACCAGCTCTGGTGGGACTTGCCCGCCATCGAGTCGTTTCAACTGCTCCGCCATATCTACGGGCTGCCCGCCGACAGCTTTAAAAGCACGCTCGACGAGCTCGTCGAACGGCTCGGCGTCGGCCACAAGCTCAACGTCATGGTGCGCGAACTCTCGCTCGGCGAACGCATGAAAATGGAACTCATCGCCGCCCTGCTCCACCGCCCGCGCGTCCTTTTTCTCGACGAGCCGACCATCGGGCTCGATGTCGTTTCGCAAAAAGCCGTCCGCCAGTTTTTGCGCGAATACAACCGCCAGCACAATGTCACCATCCTGCTGACGAGTCACTACATGGCCGACATCCAGGAGCTCTGCGACCGCGTGATCGTGATTCATCGCGGCACAAAAATCTACGACGGCGCGCTCGACCGCCTCGAGGCCGGTTCAGGCGCCCGTGGCAAAATCATAAAATTTCTCCCGCAACCCGGCGCGTTTCCCGAAAACTGGACGTCGCGCCACGGTAAGGCCGTGCGCGACGAGGACGGACACATCACGCTCAGTGTTCCCGCCGCGGACATTGTTGCCGTGTCGCAGGAAATCCTCACCGCCGGTGCCGTCGCGGACATCACCATCGAGGACGTCCCGCTCGAGGACGTGATCGCCGAGCTGTTCACCTCGCGGTAA